A genomic window from Halogeometricum sp. S3BR5-2 includes:
- a CDS encoding TrkH family potassium uptake protein, with translation MRVRVDWRVSCRLVGTILKWLWIPLVLPLGLALYDGTPLLPFVLPMIGTVVGGLGLEQLTEDRDLRTREAFLMVSLTWLFLSLVGAAPFVLAGEGVLAEPVNAVFESMSGITTTGATIIVDFDRHSRAVLMWRAMLQWIGGLGILVLATAVLSQLSVGGAQLMETETQTQDVNKLTPRISETAALLWKIYISLTGLQVAVLYGLHLVGYAPEMTLYDAVAHAFTTISTSGFSPRGDSIAAFSPAVQWAIVPFMAIGATSFILIYFVVHGNFERLRQSDEFRFYVGILAFFTLGVGGMLFADGAPYTSLEAIARHSLFQVVSIVTTTGYASTDFNLWSSGAKHLLFVCMFIGGMAGSTTCSIKALRWLVVIKAFRRDLFTASNPSAIRPIRLSGNVVDEETIRDIYAYTLVSLVFFILATIFVVVDASRVRLTVSEFEAMSAAAATFFNVGPAFGIAGPLESYDPFPTSTKLVMTFLMWIGRIEIIPVLVLLTPSYWRS, from the coding sequence ATGAGAGTGCGAGTCGACTGGCGGGTCAGCTGCCGACTGGTCGGGACGATACTCAAGTGGCTCTGGATCCCGCTCGTCCTTCCGCTCGGACTCGCACTCTACGATGGAACGCCGCTGCTCCCCTTCGTCCTGCCGATGATCGGCACAGTCGTGGGTGGTCTCGGACTCGAACAACTGACCGAGGATCGGGACCTGCGGACGCGCGAGGCGTTTCTGATGGTGTCGCTGACGTGGCTGTTTCTCTCGCTCGTCGGCGCAGCCCCGTTCGTACTCGCCGGCGAAGGGGTGCTTGCGGAGCCCGTAAACGCGGTCTTCGAGAGTATGAGCGGGATCACGACGACGGGGGCGACGATCATCGTCGACTTCGACCGACACTCACGAGCGGTTCTCATGTGGCGGGCGATGCTACAGTGGATCGGCGGGCTCGGAATCCTCGTTCTCGCGACGGCGGTGCTCTCTCAGCTCTCGGTCGGTGGTGCCCAACTCATGGAGACCGAGACGCAGACGCAAGACGTGAACAAACTCACGCCCCGCATCTCTGAAACCGCCGCTCTCCTCTGGAAGATCTACATCAGTCTGACCGGCCTGCAAGTAGCAGTGCTCTACGGGCTGCACCTCGTCGGATACGCACCCGAGATGACGCTGTACGACGCCGTGGCTCACGCATTCACGACGATTTCGACGAGCGGGTTTTCGCCGCGCGGCGACAGTATCGCTGCGTTTTCCCCCGCCGTTCAGTGGGCGATCGTCCCCTTCATGGCCATCGGGGCGACGAGTTTCATTCTGATTTACTTCGTCGTCCACGGAAACTTCGAGCGACTCCGACAGAGCGACGAATTTCGATTCTACGTCGGAATTCTGGCGTTCTTCACCCTCGGTGTCGGGGGGATGCTGTTCGCCGACGGTGCGCCGTACACCAGCCTCGAAGCGATTGCCCGTCACTCGCTCTTTCAAGTCGTCTCCATCGTGACGACGACCGGCTACGCGAGTACGGACTTCAATCTCTGGTCGTCGGGGGCGAAGCATCTCCTGTTCGTCTGTATGTTCATCGGCGGGATGGCCGGAAGTACGACGTGTTCGATCAAGGCGCTCCGCTGGTTGGTCGTCATAAAGGCGTTTCGACGGGATCTGTTCACCGCGTCCAATCCGAGTGCGATTCGACCGATCCGCCTGAGCGGAAACGTCGTCGACGAGGAGACGATTCGAGACATCTACGCCTACACGCTTGTCAGCCTCGTTTTCTTCATCCTCGCCACGATTTTCGTCGTCGTCGACGCATCTCGAGTACGCTTGACGGTTTCCGAATTCGAGGCGATGAGCGCAGCAGCAGCGACGTTCTTCAACGTCGGACCGGCGTTCGGGATCGCGGGCCCGCTCGAAAGTTACGACCCGTTTCCGACGTCGACGAAACTCGTGATGACGTTCCTCATGTGGATCGGTCGGATCGAGATCATCCCGGTGTTGGTGTTGTTGACGCCGTCCTACTGGCGGTCGTAG
- the trkA gene encoding Trk system potassium transporter TrkA, protein MRVIIVGAGEVGSNIAASLAESHDVIVIDVDPETVEELTYSSDILAIEGDGTSLETLEDAGLGEADMLIASTDDDETNILSCGTAKTVGDIFTIARVRNANFLATWTRSEGAFGVDFMVSTNLLTANDIVRVVGLPAAVDVDPFAGGIVQMAEFEVAADSEIAGRTVEEVDTFEALTFAALVQNGDVAIARGQTPIEAGNKAIVIGSPESVQAFSRTVAPAKTPDEARDIVIVGGSDIGYHTAKLLEERGLQSRLIEQDAERGRQLAEALPGTIVMKHDATDVEFLVGEHIDRADAVIAVADSDEKNLLVSLLAKSLGVRRTVAVIEEGQYANLFETVGIDVAINPREATAEEIVRFTQEGQIENLSLIEGRQAEVLEIEVDEASVLTGRPIRECVGELPSEVVIGAITRNQEFVVPRGDTVIEPGDHVVLFVSADALSAVMSVV, encoded by the coding sequence GTGCGAGTCATCATCGTCGGAGCCGGCGAGGTCGGTTCCAATATCGCAGCCAGCCTCGCCGAGAGTCACGACGTCATCGTCATCGATGTGGATCCCGAGACGGTCGAGGAACTCACCTACTCGAGCGACATCCTGGCGATCGAAGGCGACGGAACGTCGCTAGAGACGCTCGAAGACGCTGGTCTCGGTGAGGCGGATATGCTCATCGCCAGTACCGACGACGACGAGACCAACATACTTTCCTGCGGAACGGCAAAGACCGTCGGAGACATCTTCACTATCGCTCGCGTCCGGAACGCGAACTTCCTCGCCACGTGGACCCGGTCGGAAGGCGCGTTCGGCGTCGACTTCATGGTGTCGACGAACCTCCTCACGGCGAACGATATCGTGCGCGTGGTCGGGCTTCCGGCGGCGGTCGACGTCGACCCGTTCGCCGGTGGAATCGTCCAGATGGCCGAGTTCGAGGTGGCTGCGGACAGCGAAATCGCGGGCCGTACCGTCGAAGAAGTCGACACGTTCGAGGCACTGACGTTCGCTGCATTGGTTCAGAACGGCGACGTCGCAATCGCCCGAGGGCAGACTCCGATCGAAGCCGGGAACAAAGCCATCGTCATCGGCAGTCCGGAGAGCGTCCAAGCGTTTTCGAGAACCGTCGCCCCGGCGAAAACGCCCGACGAAGCCCGCGATATCGTCATCGTCGGCGGAAGCGATATCGGGTATCATACGGCCAAACTGCTCGAAGAGCGAGGTCTCCAATCGCGTCTGATCGAACAGGATGCGGAACGCGGTCGGCAGCTCGCCGAGGCCCTCCCGGGGACGATCGTGATGAAACACGACGCGACGGACGTGGAATTTCTCGTCGGTGAACATATCGACCGAGCAGACGCGGTTATCGCGGTGGCGGACAGCGACGAGAAGAACCTCCTCGTCTCCCTGCTCGCGAAGAGTCTCGGCGTTCGGCGAACGGTGGCCGTCATCGAAGAGGGGCAGTACGCAAACCTCTTCGAGACGGTGGGAATCGACGTCGCGATCAACCCGCGTGAGGCGACGGCCGAAGAGATTGTCCGTTTCACCCAGGAGGGACAGATCGAGAATCTTTCGCTTATCGAGGGACGGCAGGCGGAAGTACTGGAGATCGAGGTCGACGAAGCGAGTGTCCTCACTGGCCGTCCAATCCGCGAGTGCGTCGGTGAACTCCCGTCTGAGGTCGTGATCGGGGCGATCACGCGAAACCAGGAGTTCGTCGTCCCCCGCGGCGATACCGTCATCGAACCCGGAGATCACGTCGTTCTCTTCGTGTCTGCAGATGCACTGTCCGCCGTTATGAGCGTCGTATGA
- a CDS encoding DUF6141 family protein, with product MQDKPLFREVQQFRQPWVWALLGGVALLMLALGPLAWSGLIVVGAVAGLLYGLRLETEVRPDGIYVKMWPLHRSARRIAWADVERCETTEYSPLREFGGWGIRWAPGKVAYNVRGNRGVWIERTNERDVLVGSQRPEALLEAIEEAVPSSTPE from the coding sequence ATGCAGGACAAACCGCTCTTCCGAGAAGTACAGCAGTTCCGTCAGCCGTGGGTTTGGGCGCTTCTCGGCGGTGTCGCACTGCTCATGCTCGCACTAGGACCCCTCGCGTGGAGCGGACTCATCGTCGTCGGTGCGGTCGCGGGACTGCTCTACGGCCTGCGACTCGAAACCGAGGTGAGACCCGACGGAATCTACGTCAAAATGTGGCCGCTGCACCGGTCGGCCCGTCGAATCGCGTGGGCGGACGTCGAACGTTGCGAGACGACGGAGTATAGCCCGCTCCGTGAGTTCGGTGGCTGGGGCATCCGCTGGGCGCCCGGAAAGGTGGCGTACAACGTGCGTGGCAATCGGGGCGTGTGGATCGAGCGGACGAACGAGCGTGACGTACTCGTCGGGTCACAGCGTCCCGAAGCGTTGCTCGAAGCCATCGAGGAAGCAGTACCGTCATCTACCCCCGAGTAG
- a CDS encoding glycoside hydrolase family 3 N-terminal domain-containing protein: MFAEAIERGSWSGCRLYSRPEGGFSLELSMTSSIRRRSREALVFESVSLISSAETDHTRSISTVLEIYTRVEYIHMEVQTQSLLDQVSEEERAEVEERVETVLSELTLEQKVGQLNQLNADFATGTAAGEMDIEQGILDGDIGSVLNFRDLEEARRFQRLAVEESDHGIPLVLALDVIHGYRTIFPIPLGEAASWNPEVAELSARVAATEAAASGVHWTFAPSVDVSRDPRWGRVMEAAGEDPYLSATISSARVRGFQGDDLSAADTVLACAKHFIGYGATEAGREYNTVDISETNLHEIHLPPFEACLQAGVGSVMNAFNLYERIPASSNEELVDGLLRDRLDFEDLVVSDWNSFGELSTHGVAEDLREIARACIEAGSDVDMVSGAYVTELVALVESGVVDESLVDRAVKRLLTVKAVLGLFEDPYRHFDEERQTQRLLTDEHRQAARDVARESLVLLKNEADLLPLEDGRDVALVGGLAGSATDMLGAWRAEGTPDDVTTLEASLTDRVENLTYAEGCATDGTASDEQLETAVETVASADVAVVAVGERYDQSGEAASRAHIDLPGDQRALLEALVETGTPVAAVLFNGRPLAIDWEAEHVPAILEAWFPGVEAGPAIADVLLGEYNPSGRLPMSFPITEGQIPIYYDRLKTGRPAEDVDVDLTEPPENPAEKYLSRYLDIPNEPLYAFGHGESYTEFAYTDVSLDVPAITPEDSLSVDVTVENTGGRAGTEVVQVYVRDLVGSRARPIRELVRFGNVELEAGESETVSFELTTADLAFWTADEEYAAEPGEFEVQVGHAADDIAAVATFELVE, translated from the coding sequence ATGTTCGCGGAGGCTATCGAACGTGGTTCGTGGAGCGGTTGTCGGCTGTATTCCCGCCCTGAAGGCGGGTTTAGCCTCGAATTGTCCATGACGAGTTCTATCCGTAGACGGTCGAGAGAAGCCCTCGTGTTCGAGTCCGTCTCACTGATATCTAGCGCCGAGACGGACCACACAAGGAGTATTTCGACAGTGTTGGAGATTTATACACGAGTAGAATACATCCACATGGAAGTGCAGACACAATCGTTACTCGACCAAGTCTCCGAGGAAGAGCGAGCCGAGGTCGAAGAGCGCGTCGAAACGGTGCTCTCGGAACTCACGCTCGAGCAGAAAGTGGGGCAGCTCAATCAGCTGAACGCGGACTTCGCGACGGGGACCGCCGCTGGCGAGATGGATATCGAGCAGGGCATTCTGGATGGCGACATCGGTTCGGTTCTCAACTTCAGAGACCTCGAAGAGGCCCGGCGATTCCAACGGCTCGCGGTCGAGGAGTCCGACCACGGAATTCCGCTCGTGCTGGCGCTGGATGTTATCCACGGTTACCGGACGATTTTCCCGATTCCGCTCGGCGAGGCGGCATCGTGGAATCCGGAGGTCGCAGAGCTCTCGGCCCGCGTGGCTGCGACCGAGGCGGCCGCCAGCGGGGTTCACTGGACGTTCGCGCCGTCGGTCGACGTCAGTCGCGACCCGCGCTGGGGCCGCGTCATGGAGGCGGCGGGGGAGGACCCGTATCTCTCCGCTACGATCTCGAGCGCGCGAGTTCGGGGGTTCCAAGGTGACGACCTTTCGGCCGCCGACACCGTGCTTGCGTGTGCAAAGCACTTCATCGGCTACGGTGCTACTGAGGCCGGTCGCGAGTACAATACCGTCGATATCTCCGAGACGAACCTCCACGAGATTCACCTGCCGCCGTTCGAGGCCTGTTTGCAGGCGGGCGTCGGCAGCGTGATGAACGCCTTCAACCTCTATGAGCGCATCCCAGCAAGCAGTAACGAGGAACTCGTCGACGGGCTACTGCGCGACCGACTCGACTTCGAGGACCTCGTCGTGTCCGACTGGAACTCCTTCGGTGAACTCTCCACGCACGGAGTCGCCGAGGACCTGCGTGAGATCGCACGAGCGTGTATCGAAGCGGGCTCCGATGTCGACATGGTCAGCGGTGCCTACGTGACAGAACTCGTCGCCCTAGTCGAAAGTGGCGTCGTCGACGAGTCACTCGTCGACCGAGCGGTGAAACGGCTGCTAACCGTTAAAGCCGTCTTGGGGCTGTTCGAGGACCCCTACCGGCACTTCGACGAGGAACGCCAGACCCAGCGGCTCCTCACCGACGAACACCGGCAAGCCGCCCGCGACGTCGCCCGCGAGTCGCTGGTCCTGTTGAAAAACGAAGCCGACCTGTTGCCACTGGAGGATGGCAGAGATGTCGCACTTGTCGGCGGACTCGCGGGTAGCGCCACCGATATGCTCGGTGCCTGGCGGGCCGAAGGGACGCCGGACGACGTGACCACACTCGAAGCGTCACTCACAGACCGCGTCGAGAACCTGACGTACGCCGAGGGCTGTGCGACGGACGGGACCGCCAGCGACGAACAGTTGGAGACGGCGGTGGAGACCGTCGCATCTGCGGATGTCGCTGTCGTCGCCGTTGGCGAGCGCTACGACCAAAGTGGCGAGGCCGCGAGCCGCGCTCACATCGACCTGCCCGGTGACCAGCGGGCGCTGCTCGAAGCGCTCGTCGAGACGGGGACGCCAGTCGCCGCCGTGCTGTTTAACGGCCGGCCGTTAGCAATCGACTGGGAGGCCGAACACGTTCCTGCGATTCTCGAAGCCTGGTTCCCGGGTGTCGAGGCCGGACCCGCCATCGCAGACGTACTCCTCGGGGAGTACAACCCATCGGGCCGACTGCCGATGTCGTTCCCCATCACGGAAGGACAGATTCCGATCTACTACGACCGCCTGAAGACCGGCCGACCGGCCGAGGACGTCGACGTGGACCTGACGGAGCCGCCGGAGAACCCCGCCGAGAAGTACTTGTCCCGGTATCTCGACATCCCAAACGAGCCACTGTACGCCTTCGGCCACGGTGAGAGCTACACCGAATTCGCGTACACCGACGTGTCCCTCGACGTACCGGCGATTACACCTGAGGACTCCCTCTCGGTCGACGTGACTGTCGAGAATACCGGTGGTCGGGCCGGAACCGAGGTGGTACAGGTGTACGTCAGAGACTTAGTCGGGAGTCGGGCACGGCCGATCCGAGAGTTGGTCCGGTTCGGGAACGTCGAGCTTGAGGCCGGCGAATCCGAGACCGTCTCGTTCGAGTTGACCACGGCTGATCTCGCGTTCTGGACCGCCGACGAAGAGTACGCCGCAGAACCCGGTGAGTTCGAGGTACAGGTCGGTCACGCGGCCGACGATATCGCTGCGGTGGCGACGTTCGAGCTGGTCGAGTGA
- a CDS encoding YihY/virulence factor BrkB family protein, translating into MQLQSLTSGAKATKEIFSEKNVTFLAGSIAYSAFVSLVPLVMFFLLAVSLFGVPELQQQIITLATDNVSPSVGGVIEVMITQQSSAGTGSAVGASIIGVLTLVWGAIKVFRGLDTAFSEIYETTTRESFVGQLKKSVLVLLTLTLGVIAMVGATSVVAFFSFVPFIGLVVPLLLVVGLIVAFFPMYYLFPDIDVEPRAVLPGVLVGAVGWALLQVLFQLYVSVSGGGGNLIASILLLVTWLYFSGVVLLLGAVVNAVAIGRTDEILEGESGPSIVDTTMDRDEAAAYFRQLREDLTGRFEGSRSTRTDSPPKRDPPRETVSVVEAVRADGEAKTHEVRLRWQSHDKS; encoded by the coding sequence ATGCAGCTTCAATCGCTGACTTCCGGTGCGAAAGCGACGAAGGAAATCTTCAGCGAGAAGAACGTCACCTTCCTCGCCGGGAGTATCGCCTACAGCGCGTTCGTCTCGCTGGTTCCGCTGGTGATGTTCTTTCTGTTGGCGGTCTCTCTGTTCGGCGTTCCCGAACTGCAGCAGCAGATCATCACGCTCGCCACGGACAACGTCTCACCGTCGGTCGGCGGCGTCATCGAGGTGATGATCACACAGCAGAGCAGCGCCGGAACCGGGTCGGCGGTCGGGGCATCGATCATCGGCGTGCTCACACTCGTCTGGGGGGCGATCAAGGTGTTCCGCGGACTCGACACCGCCTTCTCGGAGATCTACGAGACGACCACCCGGGAGTCGTTCGTGGGTCAACTCAAAAAGAGCGTCCTCGTGCTCCTCACCCTGACGCTGGGGGTCATCGCGATGGTCGGCGCCACCAGCGTCGTCGCGTTCTTCTCGTTCGTCCCGTTCATCGGACTCGTAGTGCCTCTGTTGCTCGTCGTCGGCCTCATCGTGGCGTTCTTTCCGATGTACTACTTGTTCCCCGATATCGACGTCGAACCGCGAGCGGTCCTCCCCGGGGTGCTCGTCGGTGCGGTGGGGTGGGCTCTCCTGCAGGTGCTGTTTCAACTCTATGTCTCTGTGAGTGGCGGTGGTGGGAACCTCATCGCGAGTATTCTGCTGTTGGTCACGTGGCTGTACTTCAGCGGCGTCGTTCTGCTGTTAGGTGCGGTCGTCAACGCCGTCGCTATCGGCCGTACTGATGAGATACTCGAGGGCGAGAGCGGACCCTCGATCGTAGACACGACGATGGACCGAGACGAGGCCGCAGCGTATTTTCGCCAGCTTCGCGAGGATCTCACCGGCCGGTTCGAGGGGTCGCGTTCCACGCGGACTGACTCGCCCCCGAAGCGCGATCCCCCCCGTGAGACAGTCTCCGTCGTCGAGGCCGTTCGAGCAGACGGGGAAGCGAAGACTCACGAAGTACGATTACGCTGGCAGTCTCACGACAAGAGCTGA
- a CDS encoding aldehyde dehydrogenase family protein translates to MQTDPPAIADEYGVLIDGTERSASSGETLTVHDPATGEPLTTVASGTEADVNEAVDVARDGFETWYGYTPARRCEILNDVARAIRDEKERLARIETLENGKPISEAIGQVERCARHFEYYGGLADKIEGESIPLDDGHVDYTVREPLGITAHIVPWNVPAYLFARSVAPALAAGNAAVVKPAEETPIGALELAKLLHENGVPPAAVNVVPGEGVSAGSALSGHPDIGSVTFTGSSATGREVGKAAIENLTEPHLELGGKSPLVVYDDADLDVAVDETIKGIFATNSGQVCSASSRVIVQTEIRDAYLDKLVSAVEALSIGPGIDDCDVGPLVSATHLDTVAEYLKIGREELGDPLTGGAVLDREGYYVEPTIFADVPQDARILQEEVFGPVLTVSTFDDEPEAIRRSNDVDYGLVAGVITTDMGRAHRFARDVDAGQIYVNEWFAGGNETPFGGFKDSGIGRENGTQAIHNYTQIKNVCLNISER, encoded by the coding sequence ATGCAAACAGACCCACCAGCAATTGCTGATGAGTACGGGGTATTGATCGACGGTACCGAGCGTTCGGCATCGTCCGGCGAGACACTCACCGTCCACGACCCGGCGACAGGTGAACCGTTGACGACGGTCGCCTCGGGGACCGAAGCCGACGTAAACGAGGCCGTCGATGTCGCCCGGGACGGCTTCGAGACCTGGTATGGGTACACCCCCGCCCGACGATGTGAGATACTGAACGACGTCGCCCGAGCCATTCGAGACGAGAAGGAGCGACTCGCCCGCATCGAAACCCTCGAGAACGGAAAGCCGATCTCTGAGGCTATCGGACAGGTGGAGCGTTGCGCGCGCCACTTCGAGTACTACGGCGGTCTAGCCGACAAAATCGAAGGGGAGAGCATTCCGCTCGACGACGGTCATGTCGACTACACGGTTCGGGAACCACTCGGTATCACCGCCCACATCGTCCCGTGGAACGTCCCGGCCTATCTCTTCGCAAGGAGCGTCGCTCCAGCGCTCGCAGCCGGGAACGCGGCGGTGGTCAAGCCGGCCGAGGAGACGCCGATCGGAGCACTCGAACTCGCGAAACTGCTCCACGAGAACGGCGTCCCACCGGCCGCGGTTAACGTTGTTCCCGGTGAGGGCGTTTCCGCGGGGTCGGCGCTCTCGGGGCACCCCGACATTGGGAGTGTGACGTTCACCGGGTCGAGCGCGACCGGTCGCGAGGTCGGGAAGGCCGCAATCGAGAATCTCACCGAGCCACACCTCGAACTCGGAGGCAAGAGCCCGCTGGTCGTCTACGACGACGCCGACCTCGACGTCGCCGTTGACGAGACGATCAAAGGAATCTTCGCGACGAACTCCGGTCAAGTCTGCTCGGCGTCCTCCCGCGTCATCGTGCAGACCGAGATACGCGACGCCTATCTCGACAAACTCGTCAGCGCCGTCGAGGCTCTCTCCATCGGGCCGGGTATCGACGACTGCGACGTCGGTCCGCTCGTCTCGGCGACCCACCTGGATACGGTTGCGGAGTACTTGAAGATTGGTCGTGAGGAGCTGGGCGACCCGCTCACCGGAGGGGCGGTGCTTGACCGCGAAGGGTATTACGTCGAACCGACGATATTCGCGGACGTTCCTCAGGACGCACGGATTCTCCAAGAAGAAGTCTTCGGGCCGGTACTGACCGTGAGCACCTTCGACGACGAACCCGAGGCCATCCGGCGGTCCAACGACGTGGACTACGGGCTCGTCGCCGGCGTCATCACCACCGACATGGGCAGAGCCCACCGCTTCGCGCGCGACGTCGACGCCGGCCAGATCTACGTCAACGAGTGGTTCGCTGGCGGCAACGAGACTCCCTTTGGCGGCTTCAAAGATAGCGGCATCGGTCGGGAAAACGGAACGCAAGCTATCCACAACTACACCCAAATAAAGAACGTCTGTCTCAACATCTCGGAGCGGTGA
- a CDS encoding universal stress protein, whose translation MYQILLPVDDEPDRAAAQARYVLGLPGETDEVTVTVAHAYRDDAGDNSFDEESPGVIKAVDILSDAGVTVEQTELYVPVAESIVNLANEMDADEIVVCGRKRSPTGKALFGSVTQSVALDSPVPVTIVGVN comes from the coding sequence ATGTATCAGATACTCCTCCCTGTAGACGACGAACCCGACCGGGCGGCCGCTCAGGCCCGGTACGTCCTAGGGCTCCCCGGTGAGACGGACGAGGTCACCGTGACGGTCGCTCACGCCTATCGCGATGATGCAGGTGACAACAGCTTCGACGAGGAGAGTCCGGGCGTCATCAAAGCAGTGGACATCCTCTCCGATGCCGGCGTCACGGTCGAACAGACCGAGCTGTACGTTCCAGTCGCGGAGTCGATCGTGAATCTGGCGAACGAGATGGACGCAGACGAGATCGTGGTGTGCGGACGGAAACGCTCACCCACCGGTAAAGCGCTCTTCGGGAGTGTCACCCAGTCGGTGGCCCTCGATTCACCGGTCCCAGTAACTATCGTTGGAGTCAACTGA
- a CDS encoding thiolase C-terminal domain-containing protein, with protein sequence MHAVRIAGAGSTAFGASPGRTGRDLFGEAARIAIEDSGVPRADIDRLCYANFVGTLTERQGHQGPLMAEAAGVTAPATRYESACASGGVALKSGVEAVRSGAVDAVLVGGMERMHNVTTERATEGLAMAADDLYESRAGATFPGAYALMARAYFEEFGGTRADLAAVAVKNHRNALGNEKAQFQREISTTDVLEAPTVADPLGLYDACPITDGASACVLVSEEYAENHDLNAAVSITGSGQGTDSLALQTRESLTRTPATERAAAVAYDDAGIAPADVDLLEVHDCFTIAEVLALEGLGLYDQGDAIDAATRGETTRDGELPVNLSGGLKAKGHPVGATGVSQVVELTKLLRGDHVNSGAAPDASVAVAHNAGGTVASATVHVLEVCP encoded by the coding sequence ATGCATGCAGTTCGCATAGCCGGTGCTGGCTCAACAGCGTTCGGTGCGTCCCCCGGACGGACCGGGCGCGACCTCTTCGGGGAGGCGGCCCGTATCGCCATCGAAGATTCAGGCGTCCCGAGGGCGGACATCGACCGCCTCTGTTACGCGAACTTCGTCGGAACGCTCACCGAACGGCAGGGACATCAAGGACCACTGATGGCAGAGGCCGCGGGCGTGACCGCACCAGCGACACGGTACGAGAGTGCGTGTGCGTCGGGCGGCGTCGCACTCAAGAGTGGCGTTGAGGCGGTCCGGTCGGGAGCGGTTGACGCGGTCCTCGTCGGCGGAATGGAGCGGATGCACAACGTTACGACGGAGCGAGCGACCGAGGGACTGGCGATGGCGGCGGACGACCTCTACGAGAGCCGTGCCGGCGCGACGTTCCCCGGTGCGTACGCGCTCATGGCACGCGCGTACTTCGAGGAGTTCGGCGGGACGCGAGCGGACCTCGCCGCGGTCGCGGTGAAGAACCACCGCAACGCTCTCGGGAACGAGAAAGCCCAGTTCCAGCGGGAGATATCCACGACCGACGTCCTCGAAGCGCCCACCGTCGCCGACCCACTCGGACTGTACGACGCCTGTCCGATCACCGACGGGGCAAGTGCGTGTGTCTTGGTCAGCGAGGAATACGCGGAGAACCACGACCTGAACGCCGCAGTCTCGATCACGGGGTCCGGACAGGGGACCGACTCGCTCGCCTTGCAAACCCGAGAGTCGCTCACTCGGACCCCCGCGACGGAGCGAGCGGCCGCGGTCGCCTACGACGACGCCGGGATTGCCCCGGCGGACGTCGACCTGCTCGAAGTCCACGACTGCTTCACTATCGCCGAGGTATTGGCGCTCGAAGGGTTGGGGCTGTACGACCAGGGTGACGCTATCGACGCCGCGACGCGCGGTGAGACGACACGAGACGGCGAGCTCCCGGTGAATCTCTCGGGTGGGCTGAAGGCGAAAGGTCACCCGGTCGGGGCGACCGGCGTGAGCCAAGTCGTCGAGCTGACGAAGCTTCTTCGCGGCGACCACGTCAACAGCGGCGCGGCCCCCGACGCCTCCGTCGCCGTCGCCCACAACGCCGGTGGAACGGTCGCGAGTGCGACGGTTCACGTCCTCGAGGTGTGTCCCTGA
- a CDS encoding Zn-ribbon domain-containing OB-fold protein: protein MREPREEGYDDLLDALESDTGYYLSCPAGHASLPPRQVCPRCGDDELSEETLPATGTVVTFTEVAVPAPAFAGQTPVVLIADFGPVRLTGRLLDGSDTLDVESEVVPTVASSPSGDRHVGFRLASER, encoded by the coding sequence ATGCGGGAACCGAGAGAAGAAGGCTACGACGACCTGCTCGACGCGCTCGAATCCGACACCGGCTACTACCTCTCCTGTCCGGCGGGCCACGCGTCGCTCCCCCCTCGGCAGGTGTGCCCGCGCTGTGGCGACGACGAGCTATCGGAAGAAACGCTGCCCGCCACGGGAACGGTCGTCACGTTCACCGAGGTGGCTGTCCCGGCCCCGGCGTTCGCCGGCCAGACACCCGTCGTACTCATCGCCGACTTCGGACCCGTCCGACTCACCGGGAGGCTCTTGGATGGCTCGGACACGCTCGATGTAGAGAGCGAAGTAGTACCGACCGTCGCGTCGTCTCCGAGCGGTGACCGTCACGTCGGCTTTCGGCTCGCGTCCGAACGCTGA
- a CDS encoding gamma carbonic anhydrase family protein, which translates to MQRTFDEATPTVAESAFVSEQSYLIGDVVVGDRASLWPFTCLRGDGGSTVVGRETNVQEFTMLHGAILGDEVTIGHNAVVDYATVADHSLVGMGSRVLRDATVESDCIVAAGAVVLQEQTIPEGHLAYGAPAETKPLTDDQRDEIDRVHRHYVDLGRRYKTTGRFE; encoded by the coding sequence ATGCAACGGACTTTCGATGAGGCGACACCGACCGTCGCGGAGTCGGCCTTCGTCTCGGAGCAGTCGTACCTGATCGGTGACGTCGTGGTGGGAGACCGTGCGAGCCTCTGGCCGTTCACGTGTCTTCGGGGAGACGGTGGTTCCACGGTCGTCGGCAGGGAGACGAACGTCCAGGAGTTCACCATGCTCCACGGCGCGATTCTCGGCGACGAGGTGACTATCGGTCACAACGCCGTCGTCGACTACGCGACCGTAGCGGACCACTCTCTCGTCGGTATGGGGAGCCGTGTCCTCCGGGACGCGACGGTCGAATCCGACTGCATCGTCGCCGCCGGTGCAGTGGTTCTACAGGAGCAGACGATCCCCGAAGGGCACCTCGCCTACGGCGCGCCGGCCGAGACGAAACCGCTCACGGACGACCAGCGTGACGAGATTGACCGCGTCCACCGGCACTACGTCGACCTCGGACGTCGGTACAAAACGACCGGTCGGTTCGAGTGA